One genomic segment of Vibrio nitrifigilis includes these proteins:
- a CDS encoding TRAP transporter substrate-binding protein: MFVKQLISIVLLACSVTTSVYAAVSLDFSTEYNVQSIHAQGDTFFIEQVKKLTNGNVNITLHTGGSLGFKSADHFYAVSDGAVPLADTLAGSMAGIDPIFLLSSLPFLVTNEDQAELLYHIAKPYYQKVFSNNNELLLYASPWPASGIWSRKPVKTIQALQGLKIRTYDKNGTLTFKNAQAAPVNLSWADVVPQLSTGGIDAVLTSADAGASAQFWEHLTHYSAIQYAIPLNMVHMNKDDFDRLDEQDKKALLTAAKLTDEHNWKTVRTRVKANYQQLKHNKVAIFTNLPTSFISYLQKAAKPTLESWLQESGSRGKSIIEEFNQRKQ, translated from the coding sequence ATGTTTGTTAAACAATTAATCTCAATAGTCCTTCTCGCTTGCAGTGTTACGACTAGCGTTTATGCCGCAGTAAGTCTCGATTTTTCAACGGAATATAATGTCCAATCAATTCATGCTCAGGGTGATACTTTTTTTATTGAGCAAGTTAAAAAGCTGACGAATGGTAATGTTAATATCACTCTTCACACTGGAGGATCTCTAGGATTTAAATCGGCCGATCATTTTTACGCTGTCTCTGATGGCGCTGTACCTTTAGCGGATACATTGGCAGGAAGTATGGCAGGGATCGATCCAATATTTTTATTGTCTTCACTGCCGTTTCTTGTCACCAATGAAGACCAAGCTGAGCTGCTATACCACATTGCAAAGCCCTATTACCAAAAGGTTTTCTCCAATAATAACGAGCTACTGCTCTACGCTTCTCCTTGGCCAGCTAGCGGGATCTGGTCAAGAAAACCCGTCAAAACTATACAAGCGCTGCAAGGGTTAAAAATCAGAACGTACGATAAAAATGGCACGTTAACATTTAAAAATGCACAGGCAGCACCGGTAAACCTCTCTTGGGCTGATGTTGTGCCACAACTTTCTACAGGTGGAATAGATGCTGTATTAACGTCGGCAGATGCTGGCGCTAGCGCCCAATTTTGGGAGCATTTAACTCATTACAGTGCTATTCAATATGCGATTCCTTTGAACATGGTTCATATGAATAAAGACGATTTCGACCGTCTAGACGAGCAAGACAAAAAAGCGTTACTCACTGCTGCAAAACTCACCGATGAACATAATTGGAAGACAGTACGCACTCGAGTTAAGGCTAACTATCAACAGCTTAAACATAATAAAGTGGCTATTTTTACCAATTTGCCGACAAGTTTTATCTCCTATTTGCAAAAAGCCGCTAAGCCAACGTTAGAATCTTGGTTACAAGAATCAGGCTCCAGAGGCAAATCTATCATCGAGGAATTTAATCAACGCAAACAATAG
- a CDS encoding TRAP transporter large permease, with the protein MDILFTSMGVIAVLFVVLASGIWVFAGLAIVACCSLVVFAGMPIERVGLILSRILFRAGNSWELAAIPLFIWMGELIFRSDISNRLFKGLEPWTRIVPGGILHTNVVGCALFAAVSGSSSATTATIGKITTSELKQRGYDRQLSIGSLAGAGSLGLLIPPSIVMIVYGIQAEVSINKLFMAGILPGVLIALLYSGYLMIHATIKPHCAPKETQCDITFARSFRYLFPIIGLITIVLGAIYSGIATPSEAAAVGVFATLILLAIERQLTKEVLVNSLISTLQSSTMVCSIMVSAAMLSTAMGYLHLPSELARWIAKEHFSPAMLLIALALFYVVLGLFLDGISITVMSLPITLPIIVQAGFDPLWFGVFLVIMVELGQITPPVGFNLFVLQGLTGEKIGDVAKASFPFFLLMCTAALIICLAPQIALWLPKLA; encoded by the coding sequence ATGGATATTCTTTTTACCTCAATGGGAGTGATCGCTGTTTTGTTTGTGGTGCTAGCTTCCGGTATCTGGGTCTTTGCTGGGCTCGCTATTGTTGCATGCTGCTCGTTGGTTGTGTTTGCTGGAATGCCGATTGAGCGTGTCGGTTTAATTTTGAGTCGAATCTTATTTCGAGCGGGAAACTCATGGGAACTCGCTGCCATCCCATTGTTTATTTGGATGGGGGAGCTGATTTTTCGATCAGATATTTCCAACCGACTCTTCAAAGGGTTAGAGCCATGGACGCGAATAGTGCCTGGCGGAATCTTACACACCAATGTGGTTGGTTGCGCGCTATTTGCCGCAGTCAGTGGCTCAAGTTCTGCGACAACCGCGACTATTGGCAAAATCACAACCTCGGAGCTAAAACAGAGAGGGTATGATCGGCAGCTTTCGATTGGATCGTTAGCGGGGGCTGGCAGTTTAGGTTTATTGATTCCTCCCTCGATCGTAATGATTGTCTATGGGATACAAGCTGAAGTTTCAATTAATAAGTTATTTATGGCGGGTATCTTACCTGGTGTTCTAATCGCATTACTTTATTCGGGGTATCTGATGATTCACGCGACGATAAAACCTCATTGCGCCCCGAAAGAAACTCAATGTGATATCACTTTTGCTCGAAGTTTTCGCTACCTATTTCCCATCATTGGATTAATTACCATTGTATTAGGTGCAATCTATTCGGGCATTGCTACGCCATCGGAAGCTGCGGCTGTTGGTGTCTTCGCGACATTAATTTTATTGGCGATAGAAAGGCAATTAACCAAAGAAGTTCTCGTCAATTCCCTTATTTCCACACTGCAAAGTTCTACCATGGTATGCAGTATTATGGTGAGTGCGGCGATGCTTTCTACTGCGATGGGCTATTTGCACCTTCCTTCCGAATTGGCCCGTTGGATCGCGAAAGAGCATTTCTCTCCCGCCATGTTATTAATTGCTCTAGCCCTGTTTTATGTCGTTCTTGGATTATTTTTAGATGGAATCTCTATCACGGTTATGAGCTTACCCATCACATTACCTATCATAGTTCAAGCTGGGTTTGATCCACTGTGGTTCGGTGTTTTCTTAGTTATCATGGTGGAACTTGGACAAATTACGCCGCCGGTTGGCTTTAATCTCTTTGTATTACAAGGATTAACGGGAGAAAAGATAGGTGATGTTGCAAAGGCTTCTTTCCCCTTTTTTCTATTAATGTGCACCGCTGCATTAATTATCTGTCTCGCGCCACAAATAGCATTATGGTTGCCCAAGTTAGCCTAA
- the nhaC gene encoding Na+/H+ antiporter NhaC — translation MSTKTEDISNNNIARPSLFIALLPILFTLGLLGVQLFYFDDFTPHTPIAIGLVFTCVLAWFRGYRWQQLEHGLFHVIKVAIPVVLIIMIIGMIIGTWIASGTVPMLIYYGFDVLTPQIFLAAAMVLCSVISVSLGTSWTTAATVGLALMEVGNGFGIPMYWTAGAIVSGAFFGDKMSPLSDTTNLAPAVTGTSLFAHIKNMLPTTVPAMVIAFCVYLFVGFHLIDGQHVDLIKIHALSTTLASHFSFNPIVLSPVLIVLVLALKKMPAIPTLMLSVLVSMLIAMVVQGASFHDVMSYLQSGFSINSGQASTDALLNRGGIQSMTWILTLILITLAFGGVLEQTRCLETIILSILTKVRSIFGLQVASTCTALGTNIIAGDPYLSIALPGRMYSQAYRGMGYSTLCLSRSIEEGGTLLSPLIPWNAGGAFVIHALGLGIAAGHTENLLYIVCSISCWLSPLLGFAYAALGKFVPKATSEERKQWQDNNEIVLRAEHTRPFHQVTSN, via the coding sequence ATGTCTACTAAAACAGAAGATATATCAAACAATAACATCGCTCGGCCCAGTTTATTTATTGCCCTATTGCCGATTTTATTTACTTTAGGACTTTTGGGAGTTCAACTCTTTTATTTCGATGATTTTACTCCTCATACGCCCATAGCGATTGGTTTAGTATTTACCTGTGTGCTTGCTTGGTTTAGAGGCTATCGTTGGCAACAACTGGAACACGGTCTATTCCATGTGATTAAAGTTGCCATACCTGTTGTACTGATCATCATGATTATCGGCATGATTATTGGAACCTGGATCGCCAGTGGAACGGTTCCGATGCTCATATATTATGGCTTTGATGTACTGACACCACAGATATTTTTAGCGGCGGCTATGGTTCTATGCTCGGTTATCTCAGTCTCTCTTGGAACATCATGGACAACAGCAGCCACTGTCGGGTTAGCACTAATGGAAGTAGGTAATGGATTTGGTATTCCGATGTATTGGACTGCAGGGGCTATTGTTTCTGGTGCATTTTTTGGCGACAAGATGTCGCCACTTTCTGATACCACCAATCTGGCACCAGCCGTTACCGGAACGTCACTCTTCGCCCATATTAAGAACATGTTACCAACGACTGTTCCCGCAATGGTTATCGCATTCTGTGTGTATCTTTTTGTCGGTTTTCACCTCATTGATGGGCAACATGTTGATTTAATCAAAATACATGCGTTAAGCACGACACTCGCCAGCCATTTTAGCTTTAACCCTATCGTACTTTCTCCAGTCTTGATTGTGCTTGTTCTCGCTTTAAAGAAAATGCCAGCGATCCCAACACTGATGCTTTCTGTTTTAGTCAGTATGCTGATTGCAATGGTCGTTCAAGGAGCGAGCTTCCATGATGTGATGAGTTATTTGCAAAGTGGATTCAGTATCAATTCTGGACAAGCCAGTACTGATGCCTTACTTAATCGTGGTGGCATCCAATCGATGACGTGGATTTTAACCCTTATTCTTATCACTTTAGCTTTTGGTGGTGTATTAGAGCAAACCCGCTGTTTGGAAACGATTATTTTATCTATTTTAACGAAAGTTCGTTCGATCTTTGGCTTGCAAGTAGCATCAACGTGCACCGCATTAGGCACCAATATCATTGCTGGCGATCCTTACCTTTCGATTGCATTACCAGGACGAATGTATAGCCAAGCGTATCGAGGAATGGGTTACTCTACTTTGTGTTTATCACGGTCGATTGAAGAAGGGGGAACCTTGCTTTCTCCCTTAATTCCTTGGAATGCAGGGGGAGCGTTTGTTATACATGCTCTAGGGTTAGGGATAGCGGCAGGACACACTGAGAACCTACTTTATATTGTATGTAGCATCTCTTGTTGGTTATCCCCGCTGCTCGGTTTTGCTTATGCCGCATTAGGAAAATTCGTACCGAAAGCAACCAGCGAGGAAAGGAAACAATGGCAAGATAACAACGAAATTGTATTACGCGCTGAACATACAAGACCTTTCCATCAAGTCACATCTAACTAG
- a CDS encoding SEL1-like repeat protein, translating to MKIFKCMFLFFVMLITACDDNNPKTVSFDINKEIISFIHEDLNNSEIDDYYITSTYKPRDKLYKPVLYIQRERWDLAIPLLKELVQENNADAMYWLASISGGSVLSGKKMAMLFERSANLGNPYAALRLDSGAKDCDSYLRGYCSKKWGKKARKILESRAKKGDIKSEYQLAIINGVNYRDTLKLALKNAKNNYYYPLYKYIEYSRYLSVDTRKELYNLMIDKNFTPVGQLMNLNFSMDNLSYEFYSKAFIKLKFNSDFWYSNYNINSKLFDKYKKRIYALNVVKGTFIIDLIKSSDSEGNINPDSVKYKEIVKSFNSDLDELGLDTIKQQEIKDIKSESIKISNNFKPLIYIDEFNYDPNVI from the coding sequence ATGAAAATATTTAAATGTATGTTTTTATTTTTTGTTATGTTAATAACAGCATGTGATGATAACAATCCAAAGACTGTTAGTTTTGATATAAATAAAGAAATAATTTCATTTATCCATGAAGATTTAAATAATAGTGAAATTGACGATTACTATATAACAAGTACGTATAAACCCAGAGATAAGCTGTATAAGCCTGTATTATATATACAAAGAGAACGATGGGATTTGGCTATTCCTTTATTAAAGGAGTTGGTTCAAGAAAATAATGCAGATGCTATGTATTGGTTAGCATCTATCTCGGGAGGTAGTGTTTTATCCGGGAAGAAAATGGCAATGCTCTTTGAAAGATCAGCAAATCTCGGTAACCCCTATGCTGCATTGAGGTTGGATTCTGGTGCTAAGGATTGTGATTCCTATTTGCGAGGATACTGTAGTAAAAAATGGGGGAAAAAAGCTAGAAAAATATTAGAATCTAGAGCTAAAAAAGGTGATATAAAATCAGAATATCAACTTGCTATTATAAATGGTGTAAACTATCGGGATACATTAAAATTAGCATTGAAAAATGCTAAAAATAATTATTATTACCCTTTGTATAAATATATAGAATATAGTCGTTATTTAAGTGTTGATACAAGGAAAGAATTATATAATTTAATGATTGATAAAAACTTTACTCCAGTTGGACAACTGATGAACTTGAATTTTTCAATGGATAATTTATCTTATGAATTTTATTCTAAAGCTTTTATAAAACTTAAGTTTAATAGTGATTTCTGGTATTCAAATTATAATATAAATAGCAAGTTGTTCGATAAATATAAAAAAAGAATTTATGCTTTAAATGTTGTCAAAGGTACTTTTATTATTGATTTGATTAAGAGTTCTGATTCAGAAGGAAATATTAACCCAGATAGTGTTAAATATAAAGAAATAGTAAAATCTTTTAATAGTGATCTTGACGAGTTAGGTTTAGATACAATAAAACAACAAGAGATTAAAGATATAAAATCGGAATCAATTAAAATTTCAAATAATTTTAAACCCTTAATATATATAGATGAGTTTAATTATGATCCGAATGTAATCTAA
- a CDS encoding amino acid permease, whose translation MQGSDSHAPLKRGLKNRHIQLIALGGAIGTGLFLGIAQTIKTAGPAVLLGYAIAGLIAFFIMRQLGEMVVEEPVAGTFSHFAGKYWHDFAGFLSGWNYWVLYILVGMAELTAIGIYVQYWWPDIPTWVSALVFFVVINAINLTNVKMFGELEFWFSIIKVAAIVGMIAYGAYILIVGDGGTSTIANLWQNGGFFPNGIDGLTMAMAAIMFSFGGLELIGITAAEAEHPERSIPRATNQVIYRILIFYIGSLVVLLSLYPWQKVAEGGSPFVMIFHALNSDWVANVLNVIILTAALSVYNSCVYSNSRMMYGLAKQGNAPKAMLKVNRRGVPLAALTVSALSTGCCVLINYFMPSQAFGFLMALVVSALVLNWIVITITHMKFKLAKIKAREKTQYPSWGYPITNWLCLFFLAGVLVIMYMTPGMRTSVYLLPVWIVAMAVAYYAKRKRSTNSEPAELAEQL comes from the coding sequence ATGCAAGGAAGTGACTCTCATGCCCCTCTAAAGCGGGGGTTAAAAAACCGCCATATCCAATTAATAGCCCTTGGTGGTGCCATCGGGACCGGATTATTCTTAGGTATTGCACAAACCATTAAAACAGCTGGCCCTGCAGTTTTATTAGGCTACGCGATAGCGGGCCTTATCGCCTTTTTTATTATGCGCCAGCTAGGAGAAATGGTGGTAGAAGAGCCAGTAGCAGGCACTTTTAGCCACTTTGCAGGTAAATATTGGCATGATTTTGCAGGGTTCTTATCTGGGTGGAACTACTGGGTTCTCTATATTTTAGTGGGCATGGCTGAACTTACCGCGATAGGTATCTATGTCCAATATTGGTGGCCAGATATCCCAACTTGGGTTTCTGCCCTCGTCTTCTTTGTGGTAATCAATGCCATTAACCTAACTAACGTTAAAATGTTTGGTGAATTGGAATTTTGGTTCTCTATTATCAAAGTCGCTGCAATTGTCGGCATGATTGCTTATGGTGCTTACATTCTTATTGTCGGCGATGGCGGTACATCAACTATTGCTAACTTATGGCAAAATGGCGGTTTCTTCCCAAATGGGATTGATGGCTTAACCATGGCAATGGCTGCGATTATGTTCTCTTTTGGCGGCTTAGAGCTGATCGGTATTACCGCAGCAGAAGCAGAGCATCCAGAACGCAGTATTCCTCGTGCAACCAATCAGGTTATCTATCGTATCCTAATTTTTTATATTGGTTCGTTAGTCGTTCTTCTTTCTCTTTACCCATGGCAAAAAGTCGCAGAAGGTGGCAGCCCGTTTGTAATGATTTTCCATGCATTAAATAGTGATTGGGTTGCTAACGTACTTAACGTCATTATTCTAACTGCTGCACTTTCGGTATATAACAGCTGTGTTTACAGTAACAGCCGCATGATGTATGGCTTAGCGAAACAAGGTAATGCACCAAAAGCGATGCTTAAAGTAAATCGCCGCGGCGTCCCTTTGGCGGCCCTTACTGTGTCTGCACTTTCCACGGGGTGTTGTGTATTGATCAACTACTTTATGCCTTCTCAAGCCTTTGGCTTCTTAATGGCTCTGGTTGTTTCTGCATTAGTACTGAACTGGATCGTTATTACTATTACCCATATGAAGTTTAAACTCGCTAAAATCAAAGCGCGCGAAAAGACTCAATATCCTTCATGGGGTTATCCAATCACTAACTGGTTATGCCTGTTCTTCTTAGCGGGTGTATTAGTGATTATGTATATGACGCCAGGAATGCGTACTTCAGTATACTTACTTCCGGTATGGATTGTGGCCATGGCCGTCGCTTATTACGCCAAACGTAAACGCTCAACCAACAGCGAACCAGCAGAATTAGCTGAGCAGTTGTAA
- a CDS encoding LysM peptidoglycan-binding domain-containing protein has translation MAKDYKKYTIKKGDCLSLLAEKFNTTVEELQTLNSEQIKDIDLIYAGNEIDTPIKSDIKIDLTKSPEKNASNNDLCSGGEYVDILYVPADPTNGEKRYYAITEEAQKAIKKEQEILSGALDVNDKEKTIKNLNDLGVFSSFYTSPHGMFLDQKDRERYDFLVITLKTLQTGAYKGKDGFLKNLAEQELSNDQYEYLYDKKLKNYEIQIEMTKPKYWSVGGDKRAIDYIEKIAINEENEKKAIKKIKLDIEKDLEKKINSLEKKAKSKATITKSDDGSSYVYDEVRKYYTSKTEKELEENISFVQKKLNIYNDSILALNSHETADTYIREFHDVLEVNYPPDWRRRKYIKALKSINRYGYVIKEQCLSYSELEGDNEDERGPKQFKKNFSDWREHASSGKGLPIEIDKAEDLIDKLYKDINLDFSSIGKRDINGKINITDEKAIKKMLKETGAENWAYFPCLALISIIDATLIKWNSDINKLLGVNSNFSDSSKSNYEGKKYSYKAFPLPKIFSGILWIKKLAKARIDSIKKIAESRANLSQNLSYIDEDTVKFVKSFKVIWEDEKYNAKKKQKKVIRTDDDCIRVIECVLISEGNLGWVRGPAWYLPKEKCERLDAKGHLLDITKKVAMVSAQKVGTAITGKQTCKSLEEAMTAISGGFKKSTIDGIKSKILGGKLLLDLTSISKKADLEDATFWSDSYHWEDGLGPNNTQPQYVVDAAVQLVRFTASAQANINAPLSEYSGLKANTDAKFTGQYNMSFELFKGQLRYEAWYPLSENSDNKVKKTGQQVYFYYDNNTEKLQDYLLGGFFFHLTATVYASAAASICVSSNVQFGLSTQEDGKIGVRGSEYSLVEDYDKTYLPANSDSDSDNVSEENSNSTYRRETYSTSEATNRALARTSKYAADANVKMDMFAGVEAGGIIDGEIYWLPPKEKHDGYEFQDDIMRLGKLSLQASVSYGVGLAGEFRITIHNGAIYWIVAARLVTGPGASGKVAIEVDYLNIDKLFKHILNIYYQNGFDHIVGVGGDNDDYQKIYDENNLPADYKVMNYIITWGLFLGLNVGEVLLLPAKMWESYSYKNLKDDYGHILAKNIIAKENQKSTQEWVSQLPPEVLAKLLGCLSDIDDLSSLTVDNAKILVEKLDALVKVFGWIKEKSGSNVENTYNQYEITMSLIGGEGKLSNVTYIRWFNIYKGWVIISKLILLIRYQRELIDNILKNNKSISDDTYDNLIKIRSIIGSITIIEQMKSLNDTFELLSKNIKLFINSDDKSFISFFIKEYNIDYLINYNGVIVIKENVSGNKEYTETKKTLYSKVNKSDWVNKRWVIK, from the coding sequence CAGGAAATTTTAAGTGGTGCTTTAGATGTAAACGACAAAGAAAAAACAATAAAGAATCTAAATGATCTTGGCGTATTTTCAAGTTTTTATACATCACCACATGGTATGTTTTTAGATCAAAAAGATCGAGAAAGATATGATTTTTTAGTTATCACTTTGAAAACATTGCAAACCGGTGCATACAAAGGTAAGGATGGTTTTTTAAAAAATTTAGCTGAACAAGAACTTAGTAATGACCAATATGAATATTTATATGATAAAAAATTGAAAAATTATGAAATTCAAATTGAGATGACAAAACCTAAGTATTGGTCTGTTGGCGGTGATAAAAGGGCGATTGATTACATAGAAAAAATAGCAATAAACGAAGAAAATGAAAAAAAAGCTATAAAAAAAATAAAGTTAGATATAGAAAAAGATTTAGAAAAAAAAATAAATTCCTTAGAAAAAAAAGCTAAAAGCAAAGCAACTATAACTAAATCAGATGATGGAAGTTCATATGTTTATGATGAGGTAAGAAAATATTATACAAGTAAGACAGAAAAAGAATTGGAAGAAAATATTTCTTTTGTACAAAAGAAGTTAAATATTTATAATGACAGCATATTAGCTTTAAATTCTCATGAGACTGCAGATACTTATATAAGAGAATTTCATGATGTTTTAGAAGTTAACTATCCACCAGACTGGAGAAGAAGGAAATACATAAAAGCATTAAAATCTATAAATAGATATGGTTATGTTATTAAGGAACAATGTCTTTCTTATAGTGAGTTAGAAGGGGATAATGAAGACGAAAGAGGCCCTAAACAATTCAAAAAAAATTTTTCTGACTGGAGAGAGCATGCTAGTTCAGGAAAAGGTTTACCTATAGAAATAGATAAAGCTGAAGATCTTATAGATAAATTGTACAAGGATATAAATTTAGATTTTAGCTCTATAGGTAAGAGGGATATTAACGGTAAAATAAACATAACAGATGAGAAAGCTATTAAAAAAATGCTGAAAGAAACGGGGGCAGAAAATTGGGCTTATTTCCCCTGTTTAGCATTAATTAGTATTATAGATGCTACGCTTATCAAGTGGAATTCAGATATAAATAAATTGCTTGGAGTTAATAGTAATTTTTCTGATTCATCAAAAAGTAACTATGAAGGAAAAAAATATTCCTATAAAGCATTTCCTTTGCCCAAGATATTTTCAGGAATACTCTGGATTAAAAAATTAGCAAAAGCTCGTATAGACAGTATCAAAAAGATAGCAGAATCCAGAGCAAATCTAAGCCAAAACTTGAGTTATATAGATGAGGATACTGTAAAATTTGTAAAATCCTTTAAGGTTATTTGGGAGGATGAAAAATATAATGCCAAGAAAAAGCAGAAAAAGGTTATTAGAACCGATGATGATTGTATTCGAGTTATCGAATGTGTCTTAATATCTGAAGGGAATTTAGGGTGGGTAAGAGGCCCTGCCTGGTATTTACCAAAAGAGAAATGTGAGCGTTTAGATGCTAAAGGACACCTGCTGGACATTACAAAAAAAGTTGCAATGGTGAGTGCACAAAAAGTGGGGACTGCAATTACGGGAAAGCAAACCTGTAAGAGCTTAGAAGAAGCGATGACCGCAATAAGCGGAGGCTTCAAAAAATCTACAATAGATGGGATCAAGAGTAAAATACTTGGCGGAAAATTATTACTTGATCTTACAAGTATTTCCAAAAAAGCCGATTTAGAAGACGCTACATTTTGGAGTGATAGCTACCATTGGGAAGATGGGCTTGGTCCGAACAATACTCAGCCTCAATATGTAGTAGATGCAGCTGTACAATTAGTGCGTTTTACCGCAAGTGCACAGGCTAATATTAATGCGCCATTGAGCGAATACAGTGGGTTAAAGGCAAATACTGATGCTAAATTTACTGGGCAATATAATATGTCGTTTGAACTGTTTAAAGGACAGTTAAGGTATGAAGCTTGGTATCCACTATCAGAAAATTCTGATAATAAAGTTAAAAAAACGGGGCAACAAGTTTACTTCTATTATGATAACAATACTGAAAAGCTTCAGGATTATTTATTAGGGGGATTCTTTTTCCACCTGACTGCCACAGTATATGCTTCAGCTGCTGCAAGTATTTGTGTATCTAGTAACGTTCAGTTTGGTTTAAGCACTCAAGAGGATGGGAAAATAGGAGTTAGGGGGAGTGAATACTCCTTAGTAGAAGATTATGATAAAACATACCTTCCTGCGAATTCTGATAGCGACAGTGATAATGTAAGTGAGGAAAATAGTAATAGCACTTACCGTAGAGAGACATATTCAACAAGTGAAGCGACAAATCGCGCTTTAGCGAGAACGAGCAAATATGCGGCGGATGCAAACGTAAAAATGGATATGTTTGCTGGTGTTGAAGCTGGTGGAATTATTGATGGTGAGATTTATTGGCTTCCACCTAAAGAAAAGCACGATGGTTACGAATTTCAAGATGACATAATGCGACTTGGTAAATTATCACTTCAAGCTTCCGTTAGTTATGGTGTCGGTTTAGCTGGAGAGTTCCGTATTACCATACATAACGGTGCTATATATTGGATAGTAGCAGCGAGGCTTGTAACTGGACCTGGGGCATCAGGTAAAGTAGCAATTGAAGTGGATTATTTAAATATTGATAAGCTGTTTAAGCATATATTAAATATTTATTATCAGAACGGTTTTGATCATATTGTTGGCGTGGGGGGGGATAATGATGATTATCAAAAAATCTATGATGAAAATAACTTACCTGCCGATTATAAAGTCATGAATTACATTATCACTTGGGGGTTGTTTTTAGGGTTAAACGTTGGTGAAGTATTATTATTACCAGCTAAAATGTGGGAAAGCTATAGTTATAAAAATTTAAAAGATGACTATGGCCATATTTTAGCAAAAAATATCATAGCGAAAGAAAACCAGAAAAGCACTCAGGAATGGGTTAGCCAATTACCACCTGAAGTATTAGCAAAATTACTCGGATGCTTATCTGATATTGATGATCTTAGCTCTTTGACTGTTGATAATGCTAAAATATTAGTAGAGAAACTTGACGCATTAGTTAAAGTATTCGGTTGGATTAAGGAAAAGTCTGGTTCAAATGTGGAAAATACTTATAATCAGTATGAGATTACAATGAGCTTAATTGGTGGTGAAGGTAAATTAAGTAATGTAACTTATATCAGATGGTTTAATATTTATAAGGGTTGGGTAATTATATCAAAATTGATTTTATTAATAAGATACCAAAGAGAATTAATAGATAATATTTTAAAAAATAATAAAAGTATTAGCGATGATACATATGATAATTTAATAAAAATTCGATCTATAATTGGTTCGATTACAATTATTGAACAAATGAAATCACTAAATGACACGTTCGAGCTTCTATCTAAGAATATAAAATTGTTTATAAATAGTGATGATAAAAGTTTTATTTCATTTTTTATTAAAGAATATAATATAGATTATCTTATAAATTATAACGGTGTAATTGTTATTAAAGAAAATGTATCAGGTAACAAAGAATATACCGAAACTAAAAAAACATTATATTCTAAAGTTAATAAATCTGATTGGGTTAATAAAAGGTGGGTTATAAAATGA
- a CDS encoding TRAP transporter small permease subunit yields MMKILLRITRGINRLAIAIASLLVVYILCHILLEITLRLFGSSTYVLDEFVGYAVATLTFLALGYSLEHEQLIRVSFVLDLLPKTHRWILDFITSFLATVFFCWIDTIWWSTVSRNFTRGTTSQSLAATPLWVPQGLVLVGISILCLTLISRALSLVIYHHSANSGAH; encoded by the coding sequence ATGATGAAAATATTACTTCGTATTACACGGGGAATAAATAGATTAGCCATAGCGATCGCTAGCTTATTGGTTGTGTATATTCTTTGCCATATTCTTCTTGAAATTACACTACGTCTATTTGGTTCTTCAACTTATGTGTTAGATGAGTTCGTCGGGTATGCTGTGGCTACATTGACGTTTCTTGCACTCGGCTACAGTTTAGAACATGAGCAATTAATTAGAGTGAGTTTTGTTTTAGACCTGCTTCCTAAAACGCATCGTTGGATATTAGATTTTATAACGTCATTCCTAGCCACAGTATTCTTTTGTTGGATAGATACTATTTGGTGGTCAACCGTATCGCGTAACTTTACAAGAGGTACCACCAGTCAATCTCTAGCAGCAACCCCATTATGGGTACCACAAGGATTGGTTTTGGTTGGCATATCCATTCTTTGTCTCACTTTGATCTCTCGGGCTCTTTCTCTCGTTATTTATCATCACTCCGCCAACTCTGGAGCTCACTAA